The region TTGATGCTATTATTACACCTACAACACCTACACCAGCATTTAAGATAGGTGAAAAGACTAAAGATGTACTTTCAATGTATATGTCTGATATATATACTGTACCTGTAAATATAGCAGGGATTCCATCAATATCTGTACCATGTGGATTTGTTTCAGGTCTTCCTGTTGGTCTTCAAATAATGGGAAACTATTTTAGAGAGGACACACTCTTTAATTTAGCTTATAGTTATGAGCAATCTACTAAATGGCACGAAAAGATAGCTAGTATATAGGTAAGGATGGTGAAAAGTAATGGAATATGAAATTGTTATAGGTCTTGAAATACATACTGAACTTGCTACAAAGACAAAAATGTACTGTGGATGTACTGCAGAATTTGGTGGTCAGCCTAATACGCACGTTTGTCCTGTATGCATGGGACTTCCAGGTTCGCTTCCTCATATAAATAAAAAGGCAGTTGAATATGGTATTAAAGCTGGTTTGGCTTTAAATTGTTCAATAACACACATTAGCAGGATGGATAGAAAACATATTTTTTATCCAGATAACTCTAAAAACTATCAGATAACTCAGGATGAGTTGCCACTATGCACAAATGGATATGTTGAAATAGAACTTGAAGATGGAGTAAAGAAGAGAATTGGTATAGAAAGAATACACATAGAAGAGGATGCAGCTAAGCTTTTACATACTAATGCAGGAAGTTTAGTAGATTTTAATCGATGTGGAGTTCCACTTGCAGAAATAGTTTTAAAGCCAGATATGAGAAGCCCTAAAGAAGCTGTTGCATGTCTTGAACAGCTTAAAAGCATACTTTCATGTATAGGTGTATCTGATTGTAAAATGGAGGAAGGATCACTTAGATGTGATACAAATGTTTCAGTAATGGAAAAAGGATCAAATAAATTTGGAGTCAGAACTGAAATAAAGAATATAAACTCCTTTAAAGAAGTAGAAAAAGCACTTAATTATGAATATGAGAGACATGTAAAAGCAATAGAAAGCGGAGAGAAATTAGTTCAAGAAACTAGAAGATGGGATAATGATAAAAATGAAACTGCCCCAATGAGAAGTAAGGAAGAGGCAAATGATTATAGATATTTTCCAGAAGGTGATCTTGTAACTTTAAATATAGGTGATGAATGGATTGAAAGTATAAGAAAGACTATACCTGAACTTCCACATCAGAAGAAGGAAAGGTTTATAAAAGAATTTGATATACCTAAGTATGATGCATCAGTTTTAACACTTACTATGTCTATGGCTGACTTTTTTGAAAAGACAGCTAAGTTAAGCAAGGATGCTAAAAGCGCATCAAATTGGCTCATGGGTGATATTTCGAAGATAATGAAAGAAAATTATGTATGGGTTGAAGATTTGAAATTCACACCAGATCAATTAGCGGAGCTTATATCTCTTATCAATAAGGGAACTATATCTAATGCTATAGGTAAAAAAGTTATTGTAAAGATGTTTGAAACTGGTAAATCGCCTAAGGTTATAATTGAAGAAGAAGGTCTTGTTCAAAATAGTAATGAGGATGATATTTTAAAGGTTATAAAAGAAGTTTTAAGCGAAAACCCTAATTCAATTGAGGATTATAAAAATGGAAAAAATAGAGTTATAGGATTCCTAATAGGTCTTGTTATGAAAAAGACAAGAGGAAAAGCAAATCCTAAAATGGTAAATAAACTTATGACCCAAGAGCTTAATAAATAGACTATATTTAAAAGAATATTGATAAATAAAATACAGCAGATTTAATAATTTTGTACATATTAAATCTGCTGTATTTTTTAGTGATTTTGTAAGAAATAAAACTGGATTTTAGTAAAGTGCATTTCTTGCAATTTATAATTATGTAAATTAATTTGATACTTAAAATGCATCTAAGAATATAAAACCAATAGTTAATCTTCCTCAGTATCATCTTTTGCTGTATCGTTGCTTTTAGAAATAATAAAACTTTGTATTAATTTTTCTAATAGATAGTTTTGATATTTTAGCTGCCCTAAAGTTTTGTTAAATAATATAAAGCTCCATATTCCAATAAAAACAAATATAAGTATTGCTGACAAGCCAGCTATTTCTAAAGCAAGTTGCATTTTAGTACCTCCAAAGTTATAAATTATCTCAACTAGTATTGCTTTTATAATACAATTTTACACGTATATTATACCATAATATTCATTAAAAATGTTTATTTAACTTTTAAGTGGAAATAATTATATGTAGGTAATAAATTATGTATAAAGGTAGATATATATATGAAGAATTTTATTAAAGTATTAAGTGTATTTTTAATTATTAGTTCTATATTAGTAGGCTGTGTAGAAAAAAAAGAAAAAAGTGTTAGTGCAGGGAAAAAAGAAAAATACTTAGTCTATGACATTGGAGAAGTTTCTCAAGATTTATACTCGATTGATTCTAAAAATGTAAAAAATAATGAGATATTAAATATGTTATTTTCAGGACTTGTATATGAAGACTATAATACTATGCAAATAAGGCCAGGGCTAGCTGATAAATGGACTATATCACAAGATGGTATGGAATATACCTTTCATATTAGGAACGGTTTAAAATGGAGTAATTCGGATAATATGACAGCGCATGATATATATGATTTTTTTAAGCAAATACTATCTTGCGAAAATAAAAAATTATATGGGTATGATTTGA is a window of Clostridium pasteurianum DNA encoding:
- the gatB gene encoding Asp-tRNA(Asn)/Glu-tRNA(Gln) amidotransferase subunit GatB; the protein is MEYEIVIGLEIHTELATKTKMYCGCTAEFGGQPNTHVCPVCMGLPGSLPHINKKAVEYGIKAGLALNCSITHISRMDRKHIFYPDNSKNYQITQDELPLCTNGYVEIELEDGVKKRIGIERIHIEEDAAKLLHTNAGSLVDFNRCGVPLAEIVLKPDMRSPKEAVACLEQLKSILSCIGVSDCKMEEGSLRCDTNVSVMEKGSNKFGVRTEIKNINSFKEVEKALNYEYERHVKAIESGEKLVQETRRWDNDKNETAPMRSKEEANDYRYFPEGDLVTLNIGDEWIESIRKTIPELPHQKKERFIKEFDIPKYDASVLTLTMSMADFFEKTAKLSKDAKSASNWLMGDISKIMKENYVWVEDLKFTPDQLAELISLINKGTISNAIGKKVIVKMFETGKSPKVIIEEEGLVQNSNEDDILKVIKEVLSENPNSIEDYKNGKNRVIGFLIGLVMKKTRGKANPKMVNKLMTQELNK